The Acidisarcina polymorpha genome includes the window TGCCGAAGACTTGGTGCAGGAGACATACGTCCGGGCGATGGAGGCGTTTAGCCATCTACAGGAAGACAGCAATGTAAAGGGATGGCTTTTCACTATTTTGAGGAATCTCTGGCTAAACGAGCTTCGCAAACAGCGAACCGGACCACAGCTTGTTGAGGTTGACGCCGATGCCCATTTGTCCGATGGATTGGTGGGGAGCAGTCAAAGCGCTCAAGAGATACTGGAAAGTGAAGAGGACGCAAAGCGGGTAAGGGCGGCGATAGACAAGCTGCCGTCGGAGTTCCAAGAGATTCTGGTCTTGCGGGAATTCGAGGAGCTCTCCTATCGGGAAATTGCCGCAGTTCTTAGCTGTCCTGCGGGCACGGTGATGTCTCGCTTGGGCCGCGCACGTGCCAAGCTACGGATGTTGCTATGACCCGCGCCGCAAACTGAGCCGCAGAGGGTGGAAATGTCGGGCTGAGTGGCCCCATGTCAGGCTCCGCTGCAGAGAGACGAGCCTGGGGGCCGCAGCAAACTGCCATACTTTACGGGGGCCCTTCAGAATTCGGACTACACAGTGCACTTGTATGTTGAATCTGTGGCTGACCGTTCGTACGCAGATCTGAAAGATCGAGCTTAGCTATGGGTCGCCACTCCTGCTGTTAGTAGCTCGAATGTGGGACAGGATAGCTTGAGCAAGTTTCTATTGGCCTCCCTCAAAGCCCGGAGATTAGTGGAATTTTGAGTACTTTAGTGACGTTTGCACGAGCGGAGGGTAGGTAATCGTATTCCAAATCATCTATCTTCAATCCCATGAACATCGCGAAGTGAAAAGAAATCGTGGCGACGATGGCTATCTCAGAAGAGGAGAGGGAACTCGTAACCCAGGGTTGTCTCGCATTATTAAAAATGGGCTGGCCGCCCGCCTATATTGATAGGCAGATGTGCAACCGGGCAACCGCAGGGCTGGTGCGCCGCTATTGGGGTCTATCCAATTGGATCGCCTATTGTCGCGAATGGGGGATGGAGGCTCCAACAATCTCATCCATCATGCGTCCGTTCTGACTGGCGAACCTCGCAATTCCGTCAAGCATCACAGGAGCAATCGAATTTGGTCCCCGGAGCTGGCTGTTCACTCGTCCTACCAAGCCCGCATATAAGGCATTTGTCGCTTCTAGAGTCGGCAGGATGCTTGGTAGCTTATCCGCCCTCCTGCCCCTGTTGAGCAAGCTGGCGATTTTCTTCAGCAGTTTCCTTGGGCCCACAATGGCCGAAGCAAAGCGCCAGGCTCCATTTTCATCTGAAGACCTTGGGCCTGCTTACAGACCACTCAGTCACGACAGGCACTAAGAACGCGGAATGGTGCGAAAGGACTTTGCCGGTGCGTTGCCGCCTCGGATTCATCATCCCGGTCTTCGTCCAGAAGCGAGGCGTTCTGAAAGTTTGTTTTAGAAACCTGGTCTTGCAGAATTAGGTTGAGCAAAGCCTTGTGAACGTAAATGCGCTCCTTGTATTCGACATACCCTTGCTTGTCAGGTCTGTTCGCCAACGGAGGGAGTTGCCCGATAAAGGGTTAGACTAACTTGCTCAGGATTTGCGAGGCCATGCCACCAAATCCACTCTGGGGAGGTGCATTTTGTCCTCCTTGCGTGAAATGGGCGATCACCATGGGAAGCACGGTGGCCATGGCGGTCTGAGCCACTTGGGGCGAAACTCCAGACTTTTCAGCAACGCGCTCTATCAACCCTGTTCCTCCCAACCCTTGCTGAACCTGTTCCGGGGTTGCCGTAGGCTGCTCCCCGGTGGCCCAGCCCTGAACATGATCTTCCATGCCCTGCTGCTTAAAATTGTCCAGGAGTCCGGCCAAACCACCCGGATGTTCGTCGAGCGCCTGCATCAAGCCGCTCGCCACCTTGGACCGTGTTCCGCCAGCTTGCTCCCCGGCCATACCCTCAATCGAATCTAGAAGTCCCATCGTTATTCCTCCGGTTGTTCGATGCATCCAGTGGCAAAGCCGCCGGCAACTAGCTGTCCCGCTCATCCTGCTGCAGATCTTTGTTCTGTAACCCGGAACGTTCCACAATTACATCCTCGACATGGATCTTGACTACTTGAGGATTTCGGGTGGTGACGGTCTGTCTGGTTACCCGGACTTCTTCACGCAGCAGCAGTTTTTTGTGCACGACCACAACCTCTTCCACGACCGGATAGATAGTGGTCTCGCCCTCCTGACGGACTTGAGGCGCGGTTGCGATCTCTAGGCTCAAAGGCACGCGTTCAATGGCGTACGTGGTGGCGGCCAGAGGCTCATCGACAAGGACCTCGCGCTCCTCGACCACCTTCTGCAATCGAACTGTTCCGGTAACCACCTCTCGTTTCTGAATATCAAGTTCCTCTTCCATGACCGGAATAACCAGACCCTCCGCCTGCGAGGATGAAGTGGGCTGGGGAACAATGGCGGCGCTGAGATAAGAAAGGAGCACGCTGGTTGGAAGACGGATGACCTCGCCGCTCTCAAGCGTGAGCACGGTTTCAGGACTGGCTGGATCGAGTCTGCCGAAGACGGTGCCCAGACTCGTCGCAGCATGGGGTGGAAAAGAAGCACTCATTCACAACTCCGCATTTAAAGGTAAAAGGGCGGAGCGAAATCGCTCTGCCCTTCTAGGTTATCGATCGTACTTGGTTGTAGTTTCAGTTCCCGGAATGTGTTCGACGTCGACCTCGGTACGCCGGACCGTATCCCGAACCGCTTCCGTATGTTCCGTGCTCTCCTTGCCGACGAGCACTTCTTCGACGACACGGCTGGTCTTGCCCACTACAGCTTCTTCCGCCGTTTCAGTGAGCTCAATGACATCGCCGTTGACATTGCTGAAATCCGCAGCTGTTGCAGCTCTATTGACTGGCCGCCGCGACACAACGACATGTTCTTCACGGAGAGCCACTTCAGCCTCAACCGGCCGTTCGGTAACACGCGAGTACACCCGTACGCCGCCGCGCTCCACCTCCCGCTTGCCGACCACCAGCTGCTCTTCGACGATAGGGATCGCAGTGAGTTCCTCGCTATCAGCGACGCTTGAGGTTCTCGCAAGCCCACCGCCAGCAGCGCTTTCATCCACGTGGCGGGCGCCATGTTCTTCTAGAAGCTCAGCAACTTCGTCCGCTTCCTCGTCTTCTTCAACCGTCACGGCCACCAGGGCGCCGCCTTCAGTCACGCTCTTCTCGTAATAAGCCTGTTCCTTGTCATCCCCGCCGCCCAAAGAATGAAAGAAACTGCTGATCTTCTCGCCGATGTTCTTCCCGGCGGCTTGAATGCTGGACGACGAGGTTGTGGGACTGCCTTCATCATTCGCCATCACTTCGATGTTCTGCGCGCTCAACCCGGTCTCAATCAAGGCCTGCTTCACGCTTTCCGCTTTGCCGAAATTTGCAAACACTCCAACGACTGTCTTCGCCATAAGATCTCCTTTGAAAGATGAACTTCGTGATATGGTTTACTGCTGCTGAAAGAGCTCGACCCGGCGATTGTCAGCCTTGCCGCTTTCCGTAGAGTTCGGGGCGACGGGTTTCACTTGTCCAAATCCGGCTCCCGTCAACCGCGATTGCGGTATCCCCTGTCCAACGAGGAACTTTTCGACAGCCGCGGTTCGCTGCTGCGATAAAGCATCATTGTGCTCTGGGTTGCCCGTACTGTCGGTAAATCCCTCGACGCGGAGGTGGAGGTTTGGCTGCTGCTTCATCGCAGCCGCCGCCTGAGTGAGCGTTGCCTGCGCTGCCGGGGTCAAGGCTGCGCTATCCGTATCGAAGTGAATGGCATCGAGATTCGGTGGGGTGACGGGAGCTGTGACGACTGGTTCCTGGGTGGTGGCCACCGGCTCATCATGGTGACGGGTGAAGTAGTAAGCGAGGATTGCTAGCAAGAGAAGAAGAGGCAAAAGCCAGTACCAGAGTGGCATAGCTTTTTTCTTTTCTTCGTAAACTTTGACGCGTTCTGTCGGCATGTCGGATCTCCCTGAGACGATTTCCGTGAGCTTACATACTGCGTGGATCCGAGCTGCGATCTGTTCCGAGTCGCTCAACCTCGACCTCGGTCTTTCGGAGGGTGTCGCGAACGCGCTCGGTGCGCTCGGTCGTCTGTTTTCCTACCAGGACCTCTTCCACGACATGGGCCATTTTGCCAACAACAGGCACTTCCGCCATCCCGGTCAGTTCGATCGTTCCTTGGGTTTTGTAGTCCGCTTCCGTTGCCGGCCGATTGACGGTACGATGCTCGACCACGACATGCTCTTCGCGGAGGTCTACCGTGTGGGCGACTGGCGTCTCGACAGTATGTCGAAAGACGCGCACGCCCCCACGCTCGACTTCGCGTTTGCCGACGATCAAGTTTTCCTCAATCACGGGAACGACCGCAGCTCCAGTGCCGGGCAGAATAGCCGCAGTTGGCGCTACTACTTTCTCATCGATCTGAGAGGCGGCGTGCTTGCGAAAAACGGCTTCGATCTTGTCGGTCAAGGATTCTCCTGCCGCAACTCCGACAACGGTACCGCCGTCATTAAGGCCGGTGGTGAGCATTCGCATGTCGCTGTCCGGAACCTTTAGCTCAGCAAAGAAGATCTGGTTTGTTGCATCGCTGCCCTCGTTGCGCGCCGTTGCTCCGCCCATCACGGAGATGGCGCTTTGTGGCACACCGGCCTCTAAGAGATCGCGCACGGCTGCTCGCGCATTGTCATTGTTGTGAAACAGGCACACTAGAGTTGTCTTTTCGGGGATTTCTGCCATATCTGCTCCTGGATGCAATTGCACCTTTTCTGATGAATGGGGGACCTATCCTCAGGCTGCGAATGCGCAGGAAAGGATTATTACTAAGGAATTTGAGCGGAGATTACCTGTGGAAGATCAAAGAAGGTGGAATTATGGCGTTCGGTTCGATTCCTTCGGCTCATCTTCCCGTGTACACGGTAAGAAGCAGAACCCTGGATAAGGTTGCTAAAATCGTCACCTCGACGGCACTTGCGAGCTCTGACTTATATCTCTCCAAGAAAGAGTGACTTCGCGGCAGGGAGGGCGAAAAAGCCCCTCCCTGCCGACTTTTGCCTGTCTCTCTACGCCGATTTCCTCGCGACGACGCCGAATACATCCCTTTCTTTGGAAGTGTCCTCGTCAGGCAGAGTCGTTCGCAAGAGCCACTCTTTAACCTTGTCTGCCCAAGGCGGCTTTCTCCCGTAGTGCCGCTCGCACCACTTCACCATTCCCGGATCGAGCCATCGGCATATATCATATTTGCTGCTGTCAGGCTGGCGTTTAGGGTCATAACTCCCGCTTCGGCAAATTCTTGAACGGATATTTATTCCGCCCGCACGACCAAAACTTCTTGAACAAATGGCGAGTTTAGTCCCTCTAAATTGCGCACGGCGCACAATAGGTCAGCCGGATGGACAGGTTTGGTAAGGAGGGTGAAGTCATGTCCCTTCGCGCGAGCTTCAATGAGCAAATCAGCCGTAGCCGCTTGTCCAGAGAACAACAATATTTTGCACTTAGGCGCTGCCGCTCTTATCTGGATGGCCAGGTCGACACCTGTGATTTCGGGCATTATTACGTCGGAGATCAGCAGATCCGGCGGTTCACTTTTTGCCGCCTCCAGCGCTTTTATGGGATTGGTGAATGCATCTGCCGCAAATCCGCTTCGGGACAAGATGATCGCTAAAGTTGAGGAGATTGCGAACTCGTCATCCACGACGAAGACGCGAAACCTCTGCGATTCGGACATATAGACCTCGTTCAGCAAAACTGTTCGTTTCGCTTGGTTGGGTAGAAAGCGTTATCCGCCTCTCACAACTCAGGTTCGTGAGGTCTGATCGCAGGAACGCGGTCAAGGAAGATACGTTATTAGGCTCGATTCTCGGCACATTGTCCAGAAAAAGGTGCTACAGCCCATATATATCAACATATTCGCCGAATAGTGTTCACGAGCCCACCACACTTCAGGCAGGTGAGCCATTCAGTACAGACTTCGTCCTCGACTTGCATCAAGATGATGGAATGCTAAAGAAAAGGAAAGAACCTACGGCAAGGGAAAAGGCGACCCTTCTAAGCGTTATGAAGGAAATGGACGAGCCGCGATTAGCGGAGTCTGTCCGCAAAGAATTGATCGGAGCGGAGGAATTCCGAACTTTCGTTCCCGTCAAAACACCTGCGCTCAGTCATGCAAAACGACATTGAGTAAGCGCTCCGAACTCAGTGCAGCCCCTATCACTAAAACTGTCATTTCTAGCTTTTCAGTTCGTTTTGAGGTGGTGCTAAGTACGGCACGTGAGCAGTATTGCTCAGCCCCCGCCATCTTCTGGCCAATGATTGTTTAACACCTCGGCGAAGTGAATCTAAGAAAACAAGGCTCCTCCCGGAGCCGTTTTCTTGTGCCTGTAGATTGAAACTGATTCATGAACAGATAGCACTGACCAACCGAACCACTAAGCTGCTTTAAAGTTAAAAAGTCTCGCTCAAGAGCCATAACCCTAGGTTTTGTACCCGGTCACTATGCCCCAAAGTCTCAGGTACGATGGCCTTCTGTTCCGGTCTGGTTTGGAACGTGGATTGGGCTGAGTGTCAACGCATCCCCGAGCAAGCGTCTTAGTACTCCGATCAAATGATTCGGCTGGGAATCGATTATTTCCGATGGATAAACGTTATCCGTATCCATTCTGTTCTCGATCTTAAGGACCAGAAGATGTGGATACCTCTCCCGAAGCCTCTGGTCAAGGCCTTTTTGTTCGATGGTAGAATTCCGCCTATCAAGATGAGATCAAAGTGCTCCGTTTCAAGCAGTGCCAAGGCGGCGTTATCCGAATCAACGGCTGCCACCTCATAGCCGGCGTTGTTAAGCAACGCCACTCGAGTGGTCTGCAGGGGCCCGCCGAGAGCGAGAGTGGGCATGGTTCCGGAGACTCTTCCGCCTTTCGCCGCGCCCCAAGCACGAAGAGATTGCTTCCCCAGGCGTGATCGCTTCCCGTTGTTCCCATTGGGTTGAAAGGCGCGGTTGAAGTCCGACATGGTGAACGTCGTCACTTGGTTCGCCACTCCTAGCTCCTGGGTGGCCGCGTAGAAAGCTCCAATCGCCGGGCTGATCACGGGTTCCTTGGCCATCGCCAAGCGTTGTGGTGTCCACAGTGAGGAGTTCGACCTCGATGGCGGAACTGAATGTGAGATTCCCCGGCCTCGACACCGCGACCGCGGACGACGTGAAGAGAGCGATTGACAAAGTTGTCGCCGATCCATCGACCGTCTCCGCAGCTCAAAGCAAGACTGTGAAGCCAGGAATGCGCACCGACGAGGTGAAGAAGTCCCTCGGCGACCCTTGAGCATCCTCATCGTGGATGACGGACGGCAAAGAAACAAACACAAGCGATTTTAGGGAATGCCTGGTGAGAATGTGGTGCGAGATCACCGATCCTCCATACGAATGTCCCACGAGCACAAAGGGGCCGTTGAGGGTTGCAAGGATTGAAGACAGGTACTCCGCGCCAGCTTGGAGGCCGCGCAGTGGCAAAGCGGTGCAATCGTGGTGTAACCCTTGCGCTGTAATTGCCGGGCAACAAGACTCCACAGGGAAGCGTCAGTAATCGCACCATGAACAAGTACGATGATTGGTTGGGAGTTCATGAGTGGGCGGCTTAGGCCCATTGCGTCTTTCCAGCGATGCTCTTTGAACGAGCATCGAACAGATGGGACGATCTCCTTTACGCCTCCGGATTCCAGGATTGCTCCTGGAACTGTGGTTCCAGCGGTGGGTTGGCGACGGTCGCGGCGTAGTTCGTGATGGTTGAAGCAGCAATGATTGTCAAG containing:
- a CDS encoding sigma-70 family RNA polymerase sigma factor, with translation MFTPKTTTSTEAFGIEHIDSLYRYAMVLTRNRANAEDLVQETYVRAMEAFSHLQEDSNVKGWLFTILRNLWLNELRKQRTGPQLVEVDADAHLSDGLVGSSQSAQEILESEEDAKRVRAAIDKLPSEFQEILVLREFEELSYREIAAVLSCPAGTVMSRLGRARAKLRMLL
- a CDS encoding YidB family protein; this translates as MSGTASCRRLCHWMHRTTGGITMGLLDSIEGMAGEQAGGTRSKVASGLMQALDEHPGGLAGLLDNFKQQGMEDHVQGWATGEQPTATPEQVQQGLGGTGLIERVAEKSGVSPQVAQTAMATVLPMVIAHFTQGGQNAPPQSGFGGMASQILSKLV
- a CDS encoding YsnF/AvaK domain-containing protein: MSASFPPHAATSLGTVFGRLDPASPETVLTLESGEVIRLPTSVLLSYLSAAIVPQPTSSSQAEGLVIPVMEEELDIQKREVVTGTVRLQKVVEEREVLVDEPLAATTYAIERVPLSLEIATAPQVRQEGETTIYPVVEEVVVVHKKLLLREEVRVTRQTVTTRNPQVVKIHVEDVIVERSGLQNKDLQQDERDS
- a CDS encoding YsnF/AvaK domain-containing protein, whose protein sequence is MAKTVVGVFANFGKAESVKQALIETGLSAQNIEVMANDEGSPTTSSSSIQAAGKNIGEKISSFFHSLGGGDDKEQAYYEKSVTEGGALVAVTVEEDEEADEVAELLEEHGARHVDESAAGGGLARTSSVADSEELTAIPIVEEQLVVGKREVERGGVRVYSRVTERPVEAEVALREEHVVVSRRPVNRAATAADFSNVNGDVIELTETAEEAVVGKTSRVVEEVLVGKESTEHTEAVRDTVRRTEVDVEHIPGTETTTKYDR
- a CDS encoding OmpA family protein is translated as MPTERVKVYEEKKKAMPLWYWLLPLLLLLAILAYYFTRHHDEPVATTQEPVVTAPVTPPNLDAIHFDTDSAALTPAAQATLTQAAAAMKQQPNLHLRVEGFTDSTGNPEHNDALSQQRTAAVEKFLVGQGIPQSRLTGAGFGQVKPVAPNSTESGKADNRRVELFQQQ
- a CDS encoding YsnF/AvaK domain-containing protein encodes the protein MAEIPEKTTLVCLFHNNDNARAAVRDLLEAGVPQSAISVMGGATARNEGSDATNQIFFAELKVPDSDMRMLTTGLNDGGTVVGVAAGESLTDKIEAVFRKHAASQIDEKVVAPTAAILPGTGAAVVPVIEENLIVGKREVERGGVRVFRHTVETPVAHTVDLREEHVVVEHRTVNRPATEADYKTQGTIELTGMAEVPVVGKMAHVVEEVLVGKQTTERTERVRDTLRKTEVEVERLGTDRSSDPRSM
- a CDS encoding response regulator, with protein sequence MSESQRFRVFVVDDEFAISSTLAIILSRSGFAADAFTNPIKALEAAKSEPPDLLISDVIMPEITGVDLAIQIRAAAPKCKILLFSGQAATADLLIEARAKGHDFTLLTKPVHPADLLCAVRNLEGLNSPFVQEVLVVRAE
- a CDS encoding DUF1501 domain-containing protein, with protein sequence MAKEPVISPAIGAFYAATQELGVANQVTTFTMSDFNRAFQPNGNNGKRSRLGKQSLRAWGAAKGGRVSGTMPTLALGGPLQTTRVALLNNAGYEVAAVDSDNAALALLETEHFDLILIGGILPSNKKALTRGFGRGIHIFWSLRSRTEWIRITFIHRK